A stretch of Chloracidobacterium validum DNA encodes these proteins:
- the bchE gene encoding magnesium-protoporphyrin IX monomethyl ester anaerobic oxidative cyclase, producing MKILMIQPNYHCGGAEIAGNWPPSWAPYIGGALRHAGYTNYRFVDAMALDLTDEALEHLIRANQPDVVMATAITPMIYKAQSTLKLVKDINPSTITILGGIHPSFMYGQVLAEAPWIDYIVRGEGEEIIVNLLRAIEAGDDRRQRHDIRGLAFRSDEGNVIATPAHPPIADLDSLTPDWSVLDWSQYIYLPLNVRVAVPNFARGCPFTCRFCSQWKFWRKYRTRSPEKFVDEIETLVTDHQVGFFILADEEPTINQKKFVALCEALIARKLDVHWGINTRVTDILRDAHLLPLYRKAGLVHVSLGTEAATQMNLNRFRKETTIQENKRAIQLLKDNGMVAEAQFIMGLENETPETLQETYRLALDWNPDMANWNMYTPWPFSELFEELKDRVEVRDYSRYNFVTPIMQPDDMEREDVLKGVLKMYGKFYSRKAFLEYPFIRDSFKRKYMLGCLKAFVKMTATKRFYDIGRVKRKGLGVEVDLGFDESRVYSREQLAALDDEASPTRADVNYLGSISACGGPREAHLTPEPLVAIGRREHPDDDEDRKPLAKI from the coding sequence ATGAAGATTCTGATGATTCAACCGAATTACCACTGCGGCGGCGCAGAAATTGCCGGGAACTGGCCGCCAAGCTGGGCCCCCTACATTGGCGGAGCGCTGCGGCACGCCGGCTACACAAACTACCGCTTCGTGGATGCCATGGCGCTCGATCTCACCGACGAAGCCTTGGAACATCTCATCCGCGCCAATCAGCCCGACGTGGTGATGGCGACGGCGATTACGCCGATGATTTACAAGGCGCAGTCCACCCTCAAGCTGGTCAAGGACATCAACCCTTCTACCATCACGATCTTAGGTGGCATTCATCCGAGCTTCATGTATGGTCAAGTGCTCGCCGAAGCCCCGTGGATTGACTACATCGTGCGCGGCGAAGGCGAAGAAATTATCGTCAACCTCCTGCGCGCCATCGAAGCCGGTGATGACCGCCGGCAGCGCCACGACATTCGTGGACTCGCCTTTCGGAGCGATGAGGGCAATGTCATTGCCACCCCGGCCCATCCGCCCATTGCCGACCTGGATTCCCTAACCCCCGACTGGAGCGTACTGGACTGGAGCCAGTACATCTACCTTCCACTCAACGTTCGGGTTGCCGTGCCGAACTTTGCCCGGGGCTGCCCGTTTACCTGTCGGTTCTGCTCGCAGTGGAAGTTCTGGCGGAAGTATCGGACCCGCTCGCCAGAAAAATTTGTGGATGAAATCGAAACGCTTGTCACAGACCACCAAGTGGGCTTTTTCATCCTGGCCGACGAAGAACCCACCATCAACCAGAAGAAGTTCGTCGCGCTGTGTGAAGCCCTGATTGCGCGCAAACTCGATGTCCACTGGGGCATCAACACGCGCGTGACCGACATCCTGCGCGACGCCCACCTGCTGCCGCTCTATCGCAAGGCCGGGCTGGTCCACGTATCGCTCGGCACAGAAGCCGCCACCCAGATGAACCTCAACCGCTTCCGCAAAGAAACGACCATTCAGGAAAACAAACGCGCCATCCAACTCCTCAAAGACAACGGCATGGTAGCCGAAGCGCAGTTCATCATGGGGCTAGAGAACGAAACGCCCGAAACGCTTCAGGAAACCTACCGCTTGGCCCTGGACTGGAACCCAGACATGGCCAACTGGAACATGTACACGCCCTGGCCCTTCTCCGAACTCTTCGAGGAACTCAAGGACCGCGTCGAAGTCCGCGATTACTCGCGCTACAACTTCGTGACCCCCATCATGCAACCCGATGACATGGAACGCGAAGACGTCCTCAAAGGCGTGCTCAAGATGTACGGCAAGTTCTACAGTCGGAAAGCTTTTCTGGAATACCCCTTCATTCGGGATTCGTTCAAGCGCAAGTACATGCTGGGCTGTCTCAAAGCCTTCGTCAAAATGACGGCGACCAAACGGTTCTATGACATTGGGCGCGTCAAACGGAAAGGGCTTGGGGTTGAGGTTGACCTTGGCTTCGATGAATCCAGAGTGTACAGCCGTGAGCAACTGGCAGCGCTCGATGATGAGGCCTCACCCACACGCGCAGATGTGAACTACCTGGGTTCGATCTCGGCGTGTGGCGGCCCGCGCGAGGCGCACCTGACGCCGGAGCCTCTGGTTGCGATTGGCAGAAGGGAGCATCCCGATGACGACGAAGATCGAAAGCCTCTTGCAAAAATATAG